In Leishmania mexicana MHOM/GT/2001/U1103 complete genome, chromosome 34, one DNA window encodes the following:
- a CDS encoding 3-demethylubiquinone-9 3-methyltransferase,putative, with protein MKGVAADEVAKFAALQKHWWDPTGPLRSLHLLNPIRVRYVNSVVSSFGNVGGSSCGTPIDFPSDSGLTPQHQVLDVGCGGGILAESLARIGGTVTGIDACAESIEVAEKRRQQLAANFSTSSQPFNWPQRLSYRHISLFDVVEQEKRRFDVVVASEVIEHVSDARAFLQALCEATKPGGLLFLSTMDKSLKTAIAYIGVAEMLTGLVEPGTHDWRKFIPPDDVTKFAQRFDVRKVDQQYIVTYPDVFQSIVSCNFQVNFCLSKNVNTGHYLWAGRKAFPAAGKQASVPSGG; from the coding sequence ATGAagggtgtcgctgcggaTGAGGTGGCGAAGTTCGCCGCCCTGCAAAAGCACTGGTGGGATCCGACGGGACCGCTGCGCTCTCTGCACCTCTTGAATCCGATCCGTGTGCGCTACGTGAATAGCGTTGTGAGCTCTTTCGGCAATGTGGGCGGCAGCTCGTGCGGTACGCCGATTGACTTTCCCAGTGACTCTGGACTCACGCCACAACATCAAGTTCTGGacgtcggctgcggcggcggtattCTGGCGGAGAGCCTAGCCCGTATTggcggcaccgtcaccggcATCGACGCCTGCGCCGAGTCCATAGAGGTCGCGGAGAAGCGTCGtcagcagctggcggccAATTTCAGTACCTCTTCGCAACCATTCAACTGGCCCCAGCGACTCTCGTACCGACACATATCCCTGTTTGACGTTGTAgagcaggagaagcggcggTTTGACGTCGTCGTGGCGAGTGAGGTAATCGAGCATGTGAGCGATGCACGGGCGTTTCTGCAGGCCCTCTGTGAGGCAACGAAGCCTGGTGGGCTTCTCTTCCTGTCCACCATGGACAAATCACTGAAGACGGCCATCGCATACATCGGGGTGGCGGAGATGCTCACGGGCCTCGTGGAGCCAGGCACACACGACTGGCGAAAATTCATTCCGCCAGATGACGTGACCAAGTTTGCGCAGCGCTTTGATGTGCGCAAGGTGGACCAGCAGTACATCGTCACCTACCCGGATGTGTTTCAGTCCATCGTCTCGTGCAACTTCCAGGTAAACTTTTGCCTGTCCAAGAACGTGAACACGGGGCACTACTTATGGGCGGGTCGTAAAGCCTTCCCGGCAGCGGGAAAGCAGGCATCTGTGCCTTCTGGCGGATGA